TTGACAAAACTGTCATCATCTGGAGTATTGAGGGCAATATCCTCAAAACGATTCAAAATGATAGCTGGATCGAAAGCGCAGCTTGGAACCCCAAAAGCAAGATTCTGGCTTTTGGTAGTGATGACGGCATTATCAAACTCTGGAATTTTGAGGGCAAAGAAGTCAAAATTACAACAGGGCATATGGATGCGGTCAGGAGTGTTAACTTCAGCCCTGATGGCAAGATGCTGGCTTCGGGGAGCGATGACGGCACTATCAAACTCTGGAGGACGGTGGATGGCGAGGTTTCGCGGGAAATTCCGGTGCATAGCGGTAAGGTCTATAGCGTCGCTTGGAGTGCCGACGGCAAAATGCTGGCTTCAGGAAGTGAAGACGGCACTGTCAAACTCTGGAGTACGGTGGATGGCAAGGAACTCTGGAATCACAAAAAGAATTATTCCGTCAGGAGTGTCAGCTTTAGCCCCGATGGCAAGCTGCTAGCTTGGACAAGTGGCAGAATCATCAAACTTAGGAGCAAAGGCGACAAGGAAATCCGTACACTCAAACGGCATAATAAGGAAATTTTGAGTGTCAGCTTCAGTCATGACAGCAAGATGTTGGCTTCGGGAAGTAGAGACGGCACCATAAAACTCTGGAACTTAACAAACAACAAACAGGAGATGTTGACGGGGCATAGGGGTGAGGTCAGAAGCGTCGCTTGGAGTCCTGATGGTAAACTCCTAGCTTCGGGGAGTACCGACAACACTCTCAAACTTTGGAATCTGGAAAACCGCAGGGAACGCTGGACTCAGAATGGAGGTGGTGGCTTTGTCTACAGCGTCAGTTTTAGCCCCAACGGCAAGCTGCTGGCTTCGGCTAGTGATAATGGGACTATCAAATTCTGGAACCTTGAGGGCAAGGAACAGATGACACTTAAAAGGGATAACAGTGGGGTTAGAAGTATAGCTTGGAGTCCCGACAGCAAACTGCTAGCTTCAGGGAGTAATAATAAGACTGTTTTGCTGTGGAACTTGGAGCTAATGGATGAAAATATAGCATTAAAGCGCGGATGTGAATGGCTGCATGATTATCTAACAAGCAACCCTACAGACAAAGATCGCGATCGCACCCTCTGCAATGGCATTCCTACCAAAAGCAATTAGCTTTGCAACCAGAAATCAATTACTGCGAGCAAATTACTGATGTGGCTTTGACTGGGCAGCGATCGTAATTGATACTGAATTTGTAGAATAACAGCATCAAAATATCATCTTAGAAGAAGTGGTAGACCGCCGAAAAGGAGATAATACAGAAGTGAAACCCATCAGACTTTCCCAACATGCTTTGGGTTACATTACAAAACGCGGTTTCACAACCACTGAAGTAGAAGAAGCCATCCGCAGTAGCCCCTGGGGAGAAGCTGAAGAAAATCGCTTACAATGCCAAAAAGACTTTCCCTTCGGTCAAGAATGGAATGGTAAGGTTTATGCTACAAAACGAATACGCCCAATATTTATTGAAAAAACTACAGAAATCGTAGTTATAACCGTTTACACTTTTTACTTCTAAAAAGAGATATTCCTATGAAAATTAGCTATGATGCCGAAGTTGATGCTCTCAGTATCACTTTCCGTGAAACAACTGTAACAACGCAACACTTAGCCCAAGGAATTGCAGCCGATTATGATGCAGAAGGACAATTGGCTGGTATCGAGATATTAGATGCTGTCAAGCGGTTTGGTGGACAAGAAACTCTCCGCCAAGTAATTATTGAAGGTATGGGTTTTTCAGTTTCAGGTGAAGATGTGACAAGTACCAAAACAATAACGAATTAAGTTTTAAGTATAATAAATATTTCAATTATTATGACTTTATCTTTTAACTATATCCCCCAATCTGACCCACCGCTTCCTCCTTGGGAAACCCTACCAACAATGTATGATTTACCTAGTGAGAACCCAGAGGAACCAGGTTTGCCAGACGACTTTCACTTTTTACAGCCCTTACTTTTATATTTAACTTTTCAGCCAACTAACTGGAATCCTGAATTAATTTACAGCGCTGCTGACCTCAATCTTTACTACACTATCGAGCATCCTTTATGGTATAAACGCCCAGATTGGTTTGGTGTAGTTGGAGTACAAAAACTATACAAAGGGCAAGACTTACGTTTAAGTTATGTAACTTGGCAAGAACCAGCAAATCCCTTTGTGATTGTTGAGTTATTATCTCCAGGAACAGAAGAAGAAGATTTAGGTATTAAAAAAAGTGCAGCAGACAAACCTCCTAGTAAATGGGAAGTTTATGAAAAGATTTTGAGGATTCCCTACTATATAGTTTTTAGTCGCTACACTAACGAACTTCAGGCATTTCACTTAGTAGGCGGTCATTATGAACCAATGAATTTGACTGACGGACGCATACTAATGCCAGAGTTAGGTTTAAGTTTAGGAGTCTGGCAGGGAACATTTCGAGATATTGAAAGGTTGTGGTTGCGGTGGTTCACCTTAGAAGGAGAAATAATTCCCGCACCCACAGAGGAAGCCGTTGCGGCTACAGAACGAGCTATGATTGCTGAACAACAAGCTATTGAGGCTAAACAAGAAGCTGAACAAGCAAAAAGAAAAACCGAACAGTTAGCGGAACTTTTGCGCCAATTAGGGGTAAATCCTGATGAAATTGAATAATTATTGAACTTGAGGTATCTTATCTCTGCTTGCTAATAGACCTCTAGATAGACTTGCGATCGCCCATAACTTGTCACAATAATGGCGACAACTGTTATTTTTACACCATCAATCTTATGGGCTTTGGTATTGGTGATCTATTCTGGATTTTCGTTTTCTTCTCTTTGCTGCAACCCGTTTGGCAAAAACGTCAAATAGAATATCGGCGCTTACGTGCCCTAGAGGAATTCCAGCAGCAACGTAAAAGTCGAGTGATTTTGCTGATTCATCGCCAAGAATCCCTCAGCTTATTAGGAATTCCTGTGTCGCGCTACATTACCATCGAAGATTCAGAACAGATATTGCGGGCTATTCGCCTCACCCCGCCAGATGTTCCAATAGACTTAATTTTACACACTCCTGGTGGTTTGGTCTTAGCTACCGAACAAATCGCTAGAGCATTAATTCGCCACCCATCAAAAGTGACTGTGTTTATACCCCACTACGCCATGAGTGGCGGTACGATGCTAGCCCTCGCCGCTGATGAAATTATTATGGATGCTAACGCCGTCTTGGGGCCAGTTGATCCTCAACTGGGTAACTTACCCGCAGCCAGTATTCTGAAAGTGGTCAAAGATAAACCCATCACTGATGTAGATGACGAAACCCTTATTATGGCAGACCAAGCAGGCAAAGCTATTCAGCAGGTACAACGCTTTGTGCGGACTTTGCTTAAAGATAATATACCCAAACAAAAAGTTCTGCCTGAAAATATCGAACCCATTATTGAAGCTTTGACAACCGGACGCGTTACCCACGACTATCCCATCACAATTGAAGAAGCAACAGAAATGGGGCTGCCCGTAACTGTCGGACTGCCCCTTTGTATTTACGAACTCATGGATTTGTATCCACAACCACAAGGCGGACGACCCACTGTACAATACATCCCCATGCCTTATGATGACCGTCGCCCAATTCTGCCCACCCCCAAGGGCAGACCTTTAGAAGAACCAAATCAGAAATTTTGAAGGTTTGGTCTAAGAATAAACTTGGCGATACTTAGGGTGTAGGCGTTGGTGTTGCCGTCGGCGTTGGTGTTGGGGTAGGCGTCGGCGTCGGTGTTGGGGTAGGCGTCGGCGTTGGTGTTGCCGTCGGTGTTGGGGTAGGCGTCGGTGTTGGCGCTGGCGTTGGCGTTGATGTTGGCGTCGGTGTTGACGTTGGCGTTGATGTTGGCGTCGGTGTTGACGTTGGCGTTGGTGATGGACTAGATGTTGGTTGAGATGATGGCTGACTGATGGCTTTCTTTGCCTCTTCATTCAGCTTTTGGCGCAGTGCTAAATCAGCAATTCCAGTTTGTTGCAAGTTATACTTTTTCTGAAACTCCTTAATAGCAGCTTCTGTACGAGGCCCATAAAAATGATCGCGCGGTAGAGGAGGATTTGGTTTAAGTGTCGCATTCAAATTCGCTTGCAGAATTTGAACAATATTAGCAGCAAAATTTTGAGTTTTTGGCCCTGCTATCCCATCAACAGGTAGCTTATATCCCTTCTGAAATTCACGGATTGCTTTTTTAGTTGCCTCATCTGTCAGAGGTGTATTTGTAACCTTAACGTTATAGCCTAATCCTCGCAATACAGCACGGAATTGCTGTGGCGAATAACTACGCCCAGTAGCAGCAAAAGATGTATCTGAAATTACAAAACTAGCAGTTATCAAGCAGGAAGCAGCGATCGTCATGCTTGATTTTCCAAACCCACACCACATAGTTGAAAACTCCTTTGAATTGAATCAACAGGATATATAGTTTAACAGGTGCATTTTACGTTTCTTTAAACACTTTGTTTCAATTATTCATAATTTTTGATTAATTACATATCTATTGATTAAATTTAACTAATGTCTAAATTAAGATTTTTGCCATCTGCCTATAGAAGTATCTTGACTTAGGCATTGGTAATGAGTTAGAAAAACTTGAAACTCTATAATTTTGTATAATTAATAACTAAAAAATGGCTAACAGAAAACCTTTAAAATGGTATAACCTCTATTTTGAAAGAATAATGGCATTGATCGCCATAGTAAATTTAGCTTTAGTATTGTTTAATTTGAGTTACGTACCTTGGCGGGATTTCTATTTGCGAAAAATACCCGAAATTGTTGAGATTTACGATCCAATAAAGGGCATTGAACCCAATAGAGAAACGAAAAATTATCTGCAAAAAGTTAAAGCGTTAGAAGAACAAGTTAGCCAGACAGGGTTAACATCACCAGAGGTTAAGACTCAGCTTGAGGAAATCAGTCGTCTCAGCAGAGATATGATCGATGGCAATCCATTCGCAGCAGCAGGTAAGAGTGGGACTCTAGAAAAAATTAAAAATCGAATGCGCGATCGCACCAACCATGAATCTGCAAAAATTGCCTTTGCTACCTTTTGGAGTCCGGCTTACTTATCTCAAAATGGCTGGTTACAAGAAATAAATTTTTTCAACAAACAAATTGCACCTTTAATTGCTACTAACTACTACCGTAAAATTGACGAAGATGGCGCATTTATTGATCAATTTTGGCGGATTGACTTACCTTTTATATGTTTATTTGCTATAGAATTGCTAGCACGTTGTTTGATTCTGCGGCGTCGCCATCCGGGTCTTAGCTGGTTAAATGCAATTGTGTGGCGTTGGTATGACCTATTTTTATTACTGCCATTTTGGCGCTGGTTGCGAATCATACCTGTAGTAGTTCGCCTCGACCAAGCACAGCTATTAAATCTTCAACCGTTACGGCGACAAATCAATCAATTATTTGTAGCTAATTTTGCCGAAGAACTGACAGAAATTGTCGTGGTGAGAGTGATTAACCAAATGCAGGGTTCGATTCAGCGGGGTGACTTAACACGCTGGCTGTCACAACAACAAAACCTGCGTCCTTATATAGATATTAATAATGTTAACGAATTGGAAGCGATCGCTGGTATCTTCGTGCAAACAGTAGTGTATCAAGTTTTACCCCAAATTCAACCGGAAATTGTCGCCCTTTTGCGCCACAATATCGCCACAGTTTTTGATCAAGTCCCCGTCTACCGGAACCTCCAGAATTTACCTGGTATTGGAGAAGTACAGACTCAACTCAGTGAGCAACTAGCAACCCAAATCACAACTAACCTATACAAAGCCATAGTTAGCGCTATTGAAGATCCCGTAGGCGCGAAACTAACCAGTCAATTAGTACAGCACTTCAGCGAAACCTTAGGAGCAGAAGTACAGAAAAAACACGTAGTTTCAGAAATTCAGACCTTATTTTCAGACTTATTAGAAGAAATTAAGATTAATTACGTTCAGCGTTTATCCCAAGAGGATATCGAGCAAATAGTCGAGCAAACCAGACAGTTAAGAACAAAAGCACCTATCCAGCCAATAGTAGGCAAAAATCCTGCTCTTCCAGAAACCAGAGAAAGATGAGTCAGCTTTTGAGCAGGGGAGCAGGGGAGCAGGGGAGATAACTAATGACTATTGACTATTGACTATTGACTATTGACTATTGACTATTGACTATTGACCACTGACCATTGACCATTGACTATTGACTATTAAAGAAATGCGCTAAACTCGAATTAGAGGCGAACCATCATTAGGTTCGTTACAAGACTTCTTGGAAGATATCCCTATCGCAGGAAGTGGGTCAGTGCCCACTTTTTTTATTGATTTCTCGCATGACTCATCCCTTAGTCCCACAAATTATAGATTTGGCGGCACCAGTAGCAGAACAACTCGGCTTAGAAGTCGTTGGTATAGTTTTTCATACTAACCAACGTCCACCAGTATTGCGGGTAGATATTCGCAACCCCCAGCAGGACACTGGGTTAGATGATTGTGAGAAAATGAGCCGTGCTTTAGAAGCTTCCCTAGATGAGGCAAAGATTATTCCAGATGCTTATGTCTTGGAAGTGTCCAGTCCTGGTATTTCGCGACAACTAGTAACTGACAGGGAGTTTATTTCCTTTAAAGGATTCCCTGTAATTGTCTCCACTTCCCCACCCCACGATGGACAGCAAGAGTGGACTGGTCAGTTGATTCGCCGGGATGAGAC
Above is a window of Nostoc sp. UHCC 0702 DNA encoding:
- the rimP gene encoding ribosome maturation factor RimP; the protein is MTHPLVPQIIDLAAPVAEQLGLEVVGIVFHTNQRPPVLRVDIRNPQQDTGLDDCEKMSRALEASLDEAKIIPDAYVLEVSSPGISRQLVTDREFISFKGFPVIVSTSPPHDGQQEWTGQLIRRDETTVYLNQKGRVVEIPRSLITRVQLDERR
- a CDS encoding DUF4258 domain-containing protein; protein product: MVDRRKGDNTEVKPIRLSQHALGYITKRGFTTTEVEEAIRSSPWGEAEENRLQCQKDFPFGQEWNGKVYATKRIRPIFIEKTTEIVVITVYTFYF
- a CDS encoding DUF2283 domain-containing protein produces the protein MKISYDAEVDALSITFRETTVTTQHLAQGIAADYDAEGQLAGIEILDAVKRFGGQETLRQVIIEGMGFSVSGEDVTSTKTITN
- a CDS encoding Uma2 family endonuclease — encoded protein: MTLSFNYIPQSDPPLPPWETLPTMYDLPSENPEEPGLPDDFHFLQPLLLYLTFQPTNWNPELIYSAADLNLYYTIEHPLWYKRPDWFGVVGVQKLYKGQDLRLSYVTWQEPANPFVIVELLSPGTEEEDLGIKKSAADKPPSKWEVYEKILRIPYYIVFSRYTNELQAFHLVGGHYEPMNLTDGRILMPELGLSLGVWQGTFRDIERLWLRWFTLEGEIIPAPTEEAVAATERAMIAEQQAIEAKQEAEQAKRKTEQLAELLRQLGVNPDEIE
- a CDS encoding peptidoglycan-binding protein; this translates as MWCGFGKSSMTIAASCLITASFVISDTSFAATGRSYSPQQFRAVLRGLGYNVKVTNTPLTDEATKKAIREFQKGYKLPVDGIAGPKTQNFAANIVQILQANLNATLKPNPPLPRDHFYGPRTEAAIKEFQKKYNLQQTGIADLALRQKLNEEAKKAISQPSSQPTSSPSPTPTSTPTPTSTPTSTPTPTSTPTPAPTPTPTPTPTATPTPTPTPTPTPTPTPTPTPTATPTPTP